The window GCGCTCTTCGCCGCATCTCCTCTGCTCGCGTTGCCGGCCGGGTACGGCGCCGGTGTCATGCTCCCGTTCGTCGCCGGCGCCGGCCTCAGCGTCCTGGCAGTCGCCTGGTGGCGGGCGGACGTCCTCCCCCGTTTCGTGGCTGCGGCAGTGGCAGCCGTCCCGCCACTGGCGATCCTGGTGATGGGCATCGGCAGCGCGGTCCACCTGGACATGGGCCGCTACGGGGTGGTGTTCGCCGGTGCGTTGACGCTGGCTGTGGCATGGCTCAGTGCGACGATGTGGCGCGAGACGCCGGTCGATGCCGTCGGTCCACACACACCGACGGTCGCGTAGAGGAATCGACACCGTGAGCGCGACGATGATGGAAGATGCATCGACAACACCACGTGAACGTCAGTGGCCGGGTCGGGGATCGCGGTCCGTCGTCCAGCGTCCCGCCTTCCTGGTCGGCACGGCCATCGCGCTGTACGGCGTGTTCCAGCTCGCGGGCCAGTACGAACCCGTCCTCTTCCTGCACGACTCCGAGTTCGTCCTCACCGCTGCCACCGCGATGGCGGTCGGCGCCGCCATCTCAGCGGTCGGCGCGGGGCGCGTCCTGCGCGCCGCCGGGGCGGACACAGTGGCCTACCTGCGCGCGCTCTCGCTCGGTGCCACTCCTCGTCGCGGTGGGCTACCTCGCCGTCGGCACCGTCGGGCTGCGCGTCATCGGTGGGATCGGCTGGCCGGACCTGCTCACGCTCGCCACGACGGGGCGGGCGTGGGGGCGCGGTGTCGGTGTCGGGTACGCGCGGGCCGGGATCGCGGTGCAGGTCGGTGACGTACTGACCGGAGCGACGACGGACGCGGAGTGTCCCGGAGACGCGCTCCGCGGACGAGTCGTCACGGCGCTGTGGCTCGCAGGGCAGGCGGGGCGCGACGTACGCGACTACCTCGCGAGCGACGACGTCGCTGCCGACGCACTGACCGGCTCGCAGTTCGCCGCCACGCCACCGGTCGTCGGTTCGCTCGAGGAACGACACGCGGCAGCGGCCCTGCTCGACGCGGATGACGACCACGTGCGCGGGTACGTGCACGCCAACTGGGACCGGCTGACCCGTGAGCCGTGTGCCTCAGCCGCCGAGCTACTCGAGCGGTTCACGCGCTGACGACCGCCCCGCCGGAGCCCAGCCTCCCCCGGGGACGTCGCCGCCCCGCTCCAGCGCGAGCAGCGAGCGCTTGATGTCGAGTCCGCTGCCGTACCCACCCAGCGTGCCGTCGGCCGCGACGACGCGGTGGCATGGAACGATGATGGGGATGGGGTTGCGGTTGCACGCCCCGCCGACCGCGCGGGCGGCGCCGGGGCGGCCTGCCTCCTCGGCGATCTCGCCGTAGCTGGCCAGTTCGCCGTAGGGCACGCCGGCCATGGCCTCGTACACCGCGGCGTCGAACGCGCTCGACGCCGGTGTGGCCCAGTCGAGGGCGAAGGTGCGTCGGTCACCAGCGAAGTACGCGTCGAGCTGCGCGACGACCTGCTCGATGAACGGATCGCCGTGAGCGGCGACGGTGCGGGTGTCGGGCGGGGCGCCGTAGCACAGGCCGACGAGCACGTCACCGTCGGCCTCGATCGTCATCAGACCGAGTGGCGACTCGTACGCCGCGACGCGGTACGCGCTCACGCGTTCTCGCCCCGGAAGATCTCCGACACCGACTCGTCCTCGAACACCGCGCGCAACGCCGACGCCAGGATCGGGGCGATCGACAGTACCCGCATCTTCGCCAGGCGCTTCTCCTCTGGGATCGGGAGGGTGTTGGTGACCACGACGGTCTCGATGGCGCTGTCGCGCAAACGCTCTGCCGCGGGGTCGGAGAACACCGGGTGGGTCGCGCAAGCGACGACCGCCCTCGCGCCCCGCTCTTTCAGCAGCCTCGCCGCGCCCGTGATCGTCCCGGCGGTATCGATCATGTCGTCGACGAGCACAGCCGTGCGTCCGTCCACGTCACCGACGATCTCCAAGCTCTCCGCGACGTTGTGCTCGACCGGATCACGGCGCTTGTGCAGGATCGCGATCGGTGCGTCGAGGTGGTGGGCGAACTTCTCGGTGAGGCGCACCCGCCCCGCGTCCGGGGACACGATCACGCGCTTCTGGGGCGGCACGTTCTCCTCGATCCACTGCAGCAGCAGCGGCAGCGCGGTGAGGTGGTCGAAGGGTGTGTCGAAGAACCCCTGGATCTGGCCCGTGTGCAGGTCCACCGACATGACGCGGTCCACGCCGGCGGCCTGGTACAGCTCGGCGACGAGCTTGGCCGCGATCGGCTCGCGCGACAGCGTCTTCTTGTCCGACCGCGCGTAGCCGTAGTAGGGCATCACGGCGATGATCCGCTTGGCCGAGGCCCGCTTCAACGCGTCGATCATGAGCAGCTGCTCCATGATGTGCGCGTTCACCGGCTCGATGTGGCACTGGATGACGAACGCGTCGGCGCCTCGGACCGATTCGAGGTAGCGGACGTAGCGTTCGCCGTTGGCGAAGCTCGCCAGCTTCACCTCCCCCAGCCGCATGCCCAGGTGGTCGGCGACCTCGCGTGACAGCTCGGGGTACGACGACCCGGAGAAGATCATCATGCGCTTCTTGGTGGGGATCTCCATGGGCTCCCTCGGGTGCCGTCACATCCAGGCTACCGGCCGATCCGCGTCGCTCAGCCGCAGTCAGGCGTCCCCCTGCGACCGTGCCTCGCGGCGCTTCGCCGCCCATCCGGTAACCGTCTGCTGTTCGCTGCGTTCGAGCGCGAGGGCGTCCGCCGGGACGTCCGAGGTGATCACCGAACCCGCGCCGGTGACCGCCCCGGCACCGATCTCGATCGGCGCCACGAGCATGGTGTCGGAGCCAACGAACGCGCCGTCGCCCACCGTGGTCTCGTGCTTGTCGAAACCATCGAAGTTGCACGTGATCGTGCCAGCACCGATGTTGGCATCCCGCCCGATCGTCGCGTCGCCGATGTAGGACAGATGGGGCACCTTCGCACCCTCGGCGAGGCGTGACTTCTTGATCTCGACGAACCCGCCCGCCTTCGCTCCCCGATCGAGGACGGTACCCGGACGCAGGTAGGTGAACGGTCCCACCGTGGCCTCCGGCCCGACGACCGCATGCTTGACGACGGCGTTCGTCACGTGCGCCTCGTCCCCGACCTCGGCGGCCACCAGGTGGCAGTTGGGGCCGACCGTGGCACGCTCGCCGATCTCGGTCGCGTCCTCGAGGATGCAGTTGGGGTACAGAACGGTGTCGGCTCCCACCTTCACGTCGACGTCGACGTACGTCGTGTCGGGGTCGAGGACCGTCACGCCCTCGCTCATCAACCGGTCGAGCACGCGGCCCCGCAGTACCGCCGCAGCGTCGGCCAGCTGTCGCCGATCGTTCACTCCGGCGACCTCGTCCGGCGCAGCTGCGTGCGCGGTGACGCGCACCCCCCGTGTCGCCACCACCTCGATCACGTCCGTGAGGTACATCTCGCTCTGAACGTTGTCGGTCCCCAGTCCTGCCAGGCTCTCGGCGAGCAAAGAGCGGCGGAAGGCGTAGACCCCCCCGTTGACCTCCGTGATGGTCAGCTCCTCGTCGGTCGCGTCGTCCTGTTCGACCACGCGCGCCACGTCATCGCCGTCGCGGACGATGCGGCCGTAGCCCGTCGGGTCATCGACGGTGGCCGTCAGCAGCGCAGCCCCGTCCAGAGCGGACTCCACGAGCGAGGTGAGCGTGGCACTCCCGAGCAGAGGCGTGTCCCCGGGGAGGACCAGCACGTGCTGCGCCGCGTCACCGAGCGAGTCGACCGCGACGCGGGTCGCGTGGCCGGTGCCGAGCTGCTCCTTCTGGAGCGCGAACGTGATGCCGGGCAGGTCCGCGGTTCGCGCCTCCGCCTCGACCTCCTCGGCCTGGTGCCCGACGACGACCACGACCTGCCCGGCACCCAGCGGGCGGACCGCCTCGAGGACGTGATGCAGCATCGATCGCCCCGCCGCACGGTGCAGGACCTTGGCCAGGTCGGACTTGAAACGCGTGCCTTTGCCGGCGGCCAGGATCACGACGGCGAGGTCGGGGCGGGTCGTCACGCGGAGCTCCTCGTGAGTGGTGGCAGCAGCGGCCGCTGGTCGCCCTCTCGCTTCGACCTATCCGTGCCGTGCCGCCCGGAACCTACCGCGCGCGATGCGGTCACGATCCGGCATCGCCCGCTCCTTGCGCTCATCCGACCCCGGGGCGTTCGGCCCTGGACGTCCGCCGCGAGAGGGCCGAGTATGTGACCGACGGTGCGCGCATGAGCGCACGGTCGTATCGCAGACAGGAGGTGGTGCACGTGACCGTTGTCACCGAACATCTGGAACAGAAAGGCATCAACTTCGAGGTCCTGCCTCACGCACGGACCGTCACCGCTATGAGCGAAGCCCACGAACTGGGGCTCGATCCCGACGAGGTCATCAAGGCGGTCGTCCTCGACATCGAGACGGGACACGCTCTGGGCGTCATCCCGGCCTCGTGCCGGCTCGACCTCGACCTCATCCGTGAGGCGCTCGCCGACGAGACCGCGAGGCTGGCGACCGAGGACGAGATCGAGGCGGACCTGCCGGAGTTCGAGCTCGGCGCGGTGCCCCCGCTGCCGTCGCTGCTGCACGTGCCGGTCGTGATCGACCCGAAGGTCCTCGAGCACCGGCGCATCACGTTCGCAGCCGGGAGCCAGCGCGAATCGGTGCGGACCTCGCCCCACGGGCTGTTCACGGGCGCGAGCGTGACCATCACGCCGATCACACGACGGGACTGACCTCGCGGCCCACGACGTGCAGGGGAGGATCCGGCGCGCCCGCGAGGGACGCGTGCACGGTTGGCGGTGGCTGGGAGGCAGGGGCTCGAACCCTGAATACCGACTCCAAAGGACGGCGTGTTGCCAGTTACACCACCTCCCAAGGGGTGGACACGGCGACGTTCGCACGCACACGCATCCTGCGTCGAGGGTAGCCGCAGGGTCCTCGTCGCTCTCGTCGCGCGCACCGCTGTCGCGTCAGGCGAACGTTTCGGGCCCACCGGCCGGCGAGGTTACGACGTGGACGCGATCGAACCGTCCGGCGACCTGCTCCGCGATCGTGGCGGCGGACACGGCATCTGGGGCGAGTCCGACGACCGTCGGGCCCGAGCCGCTGACGACCGCCCCGAGCGCCCCCGCCTCCAGCAGCGCATCGCGCGCGTCACGTAGCGCGGGCCGGAGGTGGAAGGTCGCGGGTTCAAGCTCGTTGTGCAGCGCCGCCCCGAGCGCCTCCGCATCCCGGGTGCGGAGTGCCTGCAGGACCGCATCCGGCTCGACCTGACTCGGTGCCGCCACCTCGTCCCACGTGCGGTAGACGTCCGCCGTGGCGAGCGGAGGGTGGTGCACGCCGACGACCCAGTGGAACGTGCCGTGGCACAGCACCTGGGCGGTCGCGGCGCCCGTCCCGGTCGCCAGCGCGGTCCCACCGACCACGCAGAAGGGCACGTCCGCGCCGAGCCGCTCGGCGATGGCCCGGATCTCGTCGCGGTCGAGGTCGCAGTCCCAGAGGCGGTTCAGCGCCACGAGCGTCGCCGCAGCGTCCGCGGACCCGCCCGCCATCCCGGCCGCGACCGGGATCCGCTTGGTGAGACGCAACCGCGTGACCGGCCCGGAGTCGCTGTCGGCCTCGTCGATGCGCTCGACGCCGATCGTTCGCGCCAGCGCGCACGCGGCTCTGACGGCGAGGTTGGAACGGTCGTCAGGGACCAGCGCGCCTCCGTCGTGCTCGAACACCAGCGACATGAGCCGCCGCGCCGCGGGGTGGAACACCGACTCCCCCTCGAGCGCAGCTTCCACCTCGTCGTGCAGGGCGACGGTCTGGAACACGGTGACGATCTCGTGGAAGCCGTCGTCGCGGCGGCCGCGCACGGCGAGGAAGAGGTTGATCTTCGCGGGGATCCGGACTCGTACCCGGGCGGCAGGTCCGTTGCGTTGACGACTTCTCACGCCCGTCCCTCACCGACTCCGCTAGACGCTCCCGTGGCCCGCATCGCGCGGCCGCAGCCTACTGACGACGTCCTCCGACACCGCATCGAGCGCCACGGCGACCCGGACGTGGCCCACCGGGGTGAGCTGCTCCGCGCGCGCACCGGGGTCGATGCCGGCGGCCTGCAGCCGCGACTCGACGTCGGGATGGATCCGTCGGAGGTTGTTGCGCATCGTCTTGCGTCGCGATGCGAACGCCGCGTCGACGACCCCGCCGATCGCCGCTCGCTCCTCACGTGTGAGCGACCCGGTGCGCGTGAGACGGACGGTCACGCTGGCCACCTTCGGCACCGGGTGGAAGACGCGTCGCGGGACCTCGGCGACGAGCGCGACATCGGCGGCGAGCGCGATCTTCACGCTCACCGCCCCGTACGCCTCGTTCCCCGGCCGTGCAGCCCACCGCTGCCCTACCTCACGCTGCACCATCACGAACAGCTCGTCGATGCGGTCACCGGCGAGCACCTGCATGACGAGGGGAGTGGCGACGTTGTACGGCAGGTTCGCCACCAGCCGAGCACGACGGTCGGGGACCAGCTCGCCGAGGTCGATCTCCAGCGCGTCGGCGTGGACGATCCTGACGTTGGGACAGTCACCGACCGTCGTCGCGAGCGCGCGTACGAGCCCGGCGTCCACCTCGACGGCGACGACCTGGCGCGCGACCTCGGCGAGTCCGATCGTGAGCGAACCCAGACCGGGCCCGATCTCCACGATCGTGTCCTGCGGCCCGACCCCCGCGTCGCGGACGGTCTTGCGGACCGTGTTCGGGTCGGTGACGAAGTTCTGCCCCGCGCTGCGGCGGGGCGCGAGGCCGTGCTCTTGGAGCAGACGCCGCACGTCGGTCGGCGTCAAGTACCCGGTCACGTGGAGGGCAAGTCGAACGCTCGCCGCGCGTTGTCCGAGATCTGGTCCGCCAGAGCAGAGGGCTCGACGCCACGCACCTCGGCGAGTGTGGCCACGATGTGGGGGATGTTCGCTGGCTCGTTGGGCTGCCCGCGGTGTGGGACGGGGCTGAGGAAGGGAGTGTCGGTCTCGGTGAGCAGCAGTTCGGCTGGCGCCTTGGCCGCGACGGCGCGCAGCTCGTCGGCGGTCTTGAACGTGACGTTGCCGGCGAACGACAGGTACCAGCCCTGGTCGATGCACCGGTCGGTGACGTCGAGGTCCCCCGAGAAGCAGTGCATGACCACGCGGTCGGGGGCGCCCTCGTCCTCGAGGATGCGCAGCGTGTCCGGCCACGCGTCGCGGCAGTGGATCACGAGGGTCTTGTCGTGCTTCTTCGCCAGCTCGATGTGGCGTCGGAAGGACCGCTCCTGGACGCCCGGAGCCGCGCCCCGTCGGTAGAAGTCCATCCCGGTCTCGCCGATCCCCACCACGGCCTTCTGCCCCGCGAGTCGCTCGATGACCTCCATCACGTGGTGGGTGGCCTCCATCGCGTCGTTGGGGTGGACCCCGACGACGGCGTACACGCCCTCCTCACGGTGGCGGTGGGCGAGGGTGACCGCCTGGGTCGACCGCGCCATGTCGGTGCCGACGGTGATGAGCGTCGTGACCCCTTGCTGGTGCGCACGCTTGATCAGCGTGGAGGGATCGAGGTCGTCGTGCATCTCGAGGTGGCAGTGCGTGTCGACGTAGGCGGGCACGGTGTTCCCCCGGCGGTTGCTGATGTGGCTTCGAGCTCGCGCCCCGTCGGATCCGAGCCGTCTCCCGTCGACGGCTCGGTGTCGCGTGGTCTTCGACCGCGGTCAACGACCGTGGTCGTAGACGGCGGGGCGTGGCACGACCCGCCACTACTGGGCGGGCCGCGTAGGCAGCGTACCAGCCGCTACTCGTCCGGGACAGGCGTCAGGCTGTCGTCGACGAGCGCGAGCGCCCCATCGGACTGGCGCTCCAGCCACAGCCCCTCCGCCAGGTCGAACTCGCCCCCACTGCTGCGCCAGCGGGCGGTGAAGGAGGCCACCTCGCTGCCGGTTTCGGTCGTGGTCCACGGTCCCCACTCGTCGAGCTCGAGGTCGAGGTCCCTGCCGAGCCGCGAGGTATCGATCTCCCAGCTGGCGTTGTCATCGGCGAGGCGGCCCGTGCCAGGGCCACCGGACCAGCCGACGGTGCGCAAGCCGAAGGTGCCCGTCCCGGTGTCCTCCTCGATCCAGGCGATGTGGCGGCCGTCGCTCGACCACACGGCGACCGGCTCGGAGCCGCTACCCACGACGCTGGCCGAGATCTGGTGCTGCTGCGGGAACGGCGTGTACGGCGTCGGCTCACCGTCGACAACCGAGATCCAACCGAGCTCCGCCCCGTCGCCCAGCCACAGGACGAGGACGGTGAGGTCAGCGATCGTCGAGCCGGGACGGACGGCGAGGCGCGCGGGGCGGAACTCGCAGTCCTCGGCATCGGTGCAGGGCGAGTCGTACAACGTCGCCGTGACGCGGCCCGTGCCGTCCCGCACGACGACGTCGCCCAGGCCCTCGATCGCGACGGTCGGGGCAGTCTCGCCGGTGGGCGGTGCGGTCGGCTGCTCCTCACCTGGCGGCGGGGGTGGCGGCGGGAAGTTCATGCCGACGAACGCTCCCGCGGAAGCGGTGCCCGGGACCTCCACCGTGTTGCCGTTGAACGCATCGATCAGCCACGCACGACCCCCCTGTCCCAGCAGCACGGTCGTGGCCTCTGCCGTCATCCACACCGACGATGGGTCCGACGTCTGCGCCAGCTCCGCCGGCAGGGGCACGTCACGGGGTCCCTCCGGGCCACCAGTAATCGTCAGGGAGAACCGAACGGAACCCTCGCCAGAACCCTCGACGGCCCACAGGTACTCGTCCAGGCCCATGCCGACGTCGACGATGTCGATCGGCACGCGACCACCGACCACCTCGAGCGGGGTCACCGCCCCAAACTCGACCGCGTTCCCATGGAGCCGGACCGGAACGCGGTAGGCCTCCAAGCCCTCCTGGTACGTCGTGATGACGATGGCATCGTCGCGGTTCCAGTCTTGTGCCGCGTACCCGCGGTTGGGTAGGTCGGTGAGTGCGTACGAGGCGGTGACATCGGTCGGGCCTTGGGTCCCGAAGCCCACGACGCGCAGCATCGGTGAAGCAGCCTCCAGCGCGGGCATCTCCACCCACGCGACGTACTCGCCGTCTGGAGAGAAGGCAGCGGCAGGCGTGCTGGCTGGGGCGGTATCTGACGTGATCGCGTGGTCGTCGAGGAAGTAGTCGCCGCTCGTCGTGGTCAGATCCGCGAGATCGTTGCCCGTCGCGCGGAGCCAACGCTGCTCCCACCTCCCTTCCGCGAGGACGGTGTAGACCACGAGGACGTCGGTGTCGGTCGACTGCGGACTCACGGCGATGTAGGCGATCTCGCACTCGCACGCCGACTGATCGAGGTCGAGCAGGGTCGCCTGTCCGACCCCGTGGACATCGCGGACGACGATGTCCTCGCCGTCGGTGGTGACGATGCCGTACACCCCAAGGCCGGTGGTACCGGTGGGCGTCTGCTGGTCGGACGGAGCGTCGGCGGGTGGTGTGTCGAGCACGCCGGGACGGGGTAGGGCGTCGTCGTCGAGGACGGCGGGGATGGCGACGGTCAGCGCCCCGACCACAACAGCCACGCTCAACCCCGCGAACAACCAGGTGAGCTGTGCACGCCGGCGGGTCTCCTTCTGCACACGCTCCCAGAGTTGGGGAGTGGGTTCGACGTCGGTCGCGCGGTCGCGCAGGCTCTCGCGAAGACGATCCTCGATGGAGCTCATGTCACACCTCCTCCGGGAACCAGGTCCCGGAGCCGTTCGAGTCCTCTGGACACCTGCGACTTGACCGTCCCGATGCTGACTCCGAGCACGTCGGCGGTCTCGGCCTCGGAGAGGTCTTCGTAGTAGCGCAGGACGATCGCCGCTCGCTGCCGCTCGGGCAGGCGGCCGAGGGCGCGCCACACCTCGTCGTGATCGGCGGCGTGCTCGTCGACACGACGCACGCCTCGCTCATCACCCGACCGCTTGGCCGCTTCGGCTCGTTCGAGGTAGCGCCGCCGCAGCCGGCTGTTGGCGGTGTTGACGACGGCACGACGCAGGTACGCCCGCGGGTTGTCGACCCGGCCGCGCCTCCACTGGCGGTACACGCCAGCGAACGCATCGCTGACGATGTCCTCAGCCTGGTGGTGGTCGCCGGTCAACAGGTACGCGAGCCGCACGGCGTCGCGGTGATGGGCGTTGAACACAGCGGCGAAGTCACCCGCCGCGGCGGATGCGCCGCGTGCCGCTCCCAGCACGCTCACTCCCATCTCGGTCCGTCGCCGCGCCCCGACGCTCGTCGGGCTCCGGCGCGCCTCCACCCTCCCCGACGCACGAGCCGGGCCGGGGGTTGAGACGACCTCGCCCGGGCCGAGGGCCGCAAACTTGCATACTTGGGGGCGCCTGAGTGCACCCGACCATTCAAGTTCGCGTCGGGGCGCGGGGGAAGGACGTGCGGGGCGCGATGTGCGTCATTTCTGACGCCGCGTTAGGTTCTGCGCCGCCGTGCGACCGGAAGGGCCCCGTGTTCAGCGACAACAAGCTCATCGAGGCGCTCCGGTCGGTGGGCGAGCTCGGACCGGCGCTGCAAGCCGTGGTCGAGCGGATGGACCGGATGGAGGCGGCCCTGCGCGACATGGACACGACCCTGCACGAGGTAAGGGACTCGCTGGACCGCACGACCGCCTCGCTCGGGGAGACGCGGGGCGCGATGACCGCCAGCTCCGAAATCATCGCGGCCACGGCAGCCGACATCCGCGATGCCGCTGCGTCGATGTCGGAAGTGCGGGCCGCCCTCGACCAGTTCCCCGGTCTCGACGCCCAGGCCAGCTGACCGCCCGGGAACGACGGAAACGCGCGCCGACGCGTGTTTCCGTCACGTCCTGCGGCCCAGCCACCACACCGACCGACGACAACGCGCGCCCACGCGCGTTTCCGTCATACGCCCCGCGGCTACTCGTTGGGTAGCTCGATCTTGGGGAAGAGGGGTTCGGCGTCGCCGAGCTGGGTTCCGGGGACGAGGTCGGGGCGCCGCCACCCCGAGACACCTGATGGGGCGCCGGCCCCGCCGGGCTCGCCCCGCACGGCCTCGCCGACGCCGAGCCATTGCAGCACCCGGTCCGACGAGAACGGGGTGTAGGGGGCGAAGCCCACGGCGATGCCGGCGATCGCGGCCAACGCCACCGCCAGCGTCTGGGCGGTTCGGGGCGCGTCGGTCTTGGCGGTCTTCCACGGCTCGAGGGCGTTGAGGTAGGCGTTGGTCGCCTGCGCCGCTTCGAGCGCCTTCTTGAGGGCGGCGCGCAGCTCGACGCGCTCGATGAGTTCGCCCTCCTCCCCCAGCAGCGCATCGATCCGGTCGAGCAGCTCCGCGTCGGGACCGTCCAACTCGCCCAGCTCAGGTACGCGCCCGTCGCAGTTCCGCCCCACGAGCGCGAACACGCGGTTGACGAGGTTGCCCCAGTCGTTGGCCAGCTCGTCGTTGACCCGCCGCGCCAGCTCGGCCTCGGAGATGTCGGTGTCGGTGTACTCCGGCAGGTTCGCCGCCAGGCCGTAGCGCAACGCGTCGGGCGTGAACGTGTCGAGGTACGCGACGACCGGCGTGCCGA of the Actinomycetota bacterium genome contains:
- a CDS encoding methylated-DNA--[protein]-cysteine S-methyltransferase; translated protein: MTIEADGDVLVGLCYGAPPDTRTVAAHGDPFIEQVVAQLDAYFAGDRRTFALDWATPASSAFDAAVYEAMAGVPYGELASYGEIAEEAGRPGAARAVGGACNRNPIPIIVPCHRVVAADGTLGGYGSGLDIKRSLLALERGGDVPGGGWAPAGRSSAREPLE
- a CDS encoding ribose-phosphate diphosphokinase, producing the protein MEIPTKKRMMIFSGSSYPELSREVADHLGMRLGEVKLASFANGERYVRYLESVRGADAFVIQCHIEPVNAHIMEQLLMIDALKRASAKRIIAVMPYYGYARSDKKTLSREPIAAKLVAELYQAAGVDRVMSVDLHTGQIQGFFDTPFDHLTALPLLLQWIEENVPPQKRVIVSPDAGRVRLTEKFAHHLDAPIAILHKRRDPVEHNVAESLEIVGDVDGRTAVLVDDMIDTAGTITGAARLLKERGARAVVACATHPVFSDPAAERLRDSAIETVVVTNTLPIPEEKRLAKMRVLSIAPILASALRAVFEDESVSEIFRGENA
- the glmU gene encoding bifunctional UDP-N-acetylglucosamine diphosphorylase/glucosamine-1-phosphate N-acetyltransferase GlmU → MTTRPDLAVVILAAGKGTRFKSDLAKVLHRAAGRSMLHHVLEAVRPLGAGQVVVVVGHQAEEVEAEARTADLPGITFALQKEQLGTGHATRVAVDSLGDAAQHVLVLPGDTPLLGSATLTSLVESALDGAALLTATVDDPTGYGRIVRDGDDVARVVEQDDATDEELTITEVNGGVYAFRRSLLAESLAGLGTDNVQSEMYLTDVIEVVATRGVRVTAHAAAPDEVAGVNDRRQLADAAAVLRGRVLDRLMSEGVTVLDPDTTYVDVDVKVGADTVLYPNCILEDATEIGERATVGPNCHLVAAEVGDEAHVTNAVVKHAVVGPEATVGPFTYLRPGTVLDRGAKAGGFVEIKKSRLAEGAKVPHLSYIGDATIGRDANIGAGTITCNFDGFDKHETTVGDGAFVGSDTMLVAPIEIGAGAVTGAGSVITSDVPADALALERSEQQTVTGWAAKRREARSQGDA
- a CDS encoding YbaK/EbsC family protein, which produces MTVVTEHLEQKGINFEVLPHARTVTAMSEAHELGLDPDEVIKAVVLDIETGHALGVIPASCRLDLDLIREALADETARLATEDEIEADLPEFELGAVPPLPSLLHVPVVIDPKVLEHRRITFAAGSQRESVRTSPHGLFTGASVTITPITRRD
- a CDS encoding 4-(cytidine 5'-diphospho)-2-C-methyl-D-erythritol kinase, whose protein sequence is MRSRQRNGPAARVRVRIPAKINLFLAVRGRRDDGFHEIVTVFQTVALHDEVEAALEGESVFHPAARRLMSLVFEHDGGALVPDDRSNLAVRAACALARTIGVERIDEADSDSGPVTRLRLTKRIPVAAGMAGGSADAAATLVALNRLWDCDLDRDEIRAIAERLGADVPFCVVGGTALATGTGAATAQVLCHGTFHWVVGVHHPPLATADVYRTWDEVAAPSQVEPDAVLQALRTRDAEALGAALHNELEPATFHLRPALRDARDALLEAGALGAVVSGSGPTVVGLAPDAVSAATIAEQVAGRFDRVHVVTSPAGGPETFA
- the rsmA gene encoding 16S rRNA (adenine(1518)-N(6)/adenine(1519)-N(6))-dimethyltransferase RsmA — protein: MTGYLTPTDVRRLLQEHGLAPRRSAGQNFVTDPNTVRKTVRDAGVGPQDTIVEIGPGLGSLTIGLAEVARQVVAVEVDAGLVRALATTVGDCPNVRIVHADALEIDLGELVPDRRARLVANLPYNVATPLVMQVLAGDRIDELFVMVQREVGQRWAARPGNEAYGAVSVKIALAADVALVAEVPRRVFHPVPKVASVTVRLTRTGSLTREERAAIGGVVDAAFASRRKTMRNNLRRIHPDVESRLQAAGIDPGARAEQLTPVGHVRVAVALDAVSEDVVSRLRPRDAGHGSV
- a CDS encoding TatD family hydrolase; the protein is MPAYVDTHCHLEMHDDLDPSTLIKRAHQQGVTTLITVGTDMARSTQAVTLAHRHREEGVYAVVGVHPNDAMEATHHVMEVIERLAGQKAVVGIGETGMDFYRRGAAPGVQERSFRRHIELAKKHDKTLVIHCRDAWPDTLRILEDEGAPDRVVMHCFSGDLDVTDRCIDQGWYLSFAGNVTFKTADELRAVAAKAPAELLLTETDTPFLSPVPHRGQPNEPANIPHIVATLAEVRGVEPSALADQISDNARRAFDLPST
- a CDS encoding SigE family RNA polymerase sigma factor codes for the protein MGVSVLGAARGASAAAGDFAAVFNAHHRDAVRLAYLLTGDHHQAEDIVSDAFAGVYRQWRRGRVDNPRAYLRRAVVNTANSRLRRRYLERAEAAKRSGDERGVRRVDEHAADHDEVWRALGRLPERQRAAIVLRYYEDLSEAETADVLGVSIGTVKSQVSRGLERLRDLVPGGGVT